atttaaaCGATCAAATTAATAGAGATTTTAAATGTACGATTTAGAATAGCATATGTCTGAGACTAAATAGTTAGTTATGTTTTTCGTTAAGAATTTAGCGTTTAAAAATGCTAgaactttttttttgaaagagctATCTTTAAAAATGTGTCTAAAAATCATGTGAACTCTTTTATCTTCTGTGAATGTGAGATTCTAAGATTTATATGGTGATCTAATCATGAATGTGAGATTCTAAGATTTATATGGTGATCTAGTCAGACCTTAAAATCGAAACACcaataaaatatttgataaagACCGTTGATCTTCAATCATAAAAGTAAAGATGTATTTATAAACATTCACGCGAACAAATTAATAGAgattttaaatatatgatttttaggaTTTAAAAAAGTGTGTGTTTGAATCTAAATTGTTAGACTTTATTGTGAGAGTTTAAGCGTGTGGCTTTGTTAGAGAAAAGAATCAAAAGATATCCCATTGAGAAGGGAGAAGATGAAGGACAACTCATAATTCAAACAAAGGTacacatcatcatcattattgaaGTTTGACAGGCAAAAATATGCTTAATAATTCATGGCAACCCCTATTTTTATAGGACTCACTTTACGCCATTTTGGTTTAATAGCTCCTATGTTATATCATTGCTTAGATTTTAAAAACCACATTACTTTCTAGATTGCATGTTAACCCCCATCAAGTACTAATTTAGAGAAAAATAAGTACTGCAaaagtatttaatttttttggacTAAATCCACGAACAGAATAGCCTAATGCTTAGTTTAGCTAGGCTCatcaaagttagggttttagattgTACAATTTACATTCAAACTTTggaattttcaatttaatttattaagacAATGTAAAGTATTTGACTTTAATTCAATGGTTAGGATCATGAGGGAACCAAATTTAACATTTAAATAATATGTGTATTTAGGAGTTAGTCTATTGACGGAGATTTGAGATATGAGAGTATACTTCTCTTAAAGTTTTAAATTAAACTTCATCTTAAGTGCTAACTATTTATATGTTATGTCAATCCATACAAAGTTATGTTCTTATTTTAAATTGGCTCCTTTTAGATTAATCAGTCGTAATGCTGGAtactaaaatttcaaaaaaaaaaacttgtataTTCATGCAATCAGAAAGTCATCAATTAAGAAGTCGAATCAATCCAACGACTTTTATCACcaacttaaatttttttactcAATTCATCAAAGTGAGAACATAGACTACGACTTTTATTCCAACTTTAAATTTTTTACTCGATTCATCAAAGTGAGAACATAGACTATTCTATCTTGATTCAATAATTCATATCGCATGACTCCGTTTACACTCTCTTATATACAACTATAGAAAAGCGTACATATCTCCTCAACATCAAGGAACATCATTCAATAATTCAAATGCCACTATGCTAGCTAGCTTTATTCCCAATTAGTTAGTTCCTCATCATCCTAAGAGCCAATTCTTGCAACTCACCCAAGTCATgactattattattgttatacaaCATTCTTTTCTTAGAACTATTACAAACTTGGAATGAGAAATCCTCTCTACTAGTACTTTGTACATCTTGCATGTTCATCATCCCATCATTCATGCTTCCACTATGATCAATTGATGACTCAAGTGAGCTTTGAGGAGATATAGGGTTCATGTAAGTTGGACAAAAAGGATGATAATTCATTTGTTGTGTTCCAACAACATTATCATTATTCCCTCtccattgattattattattattattgctattCTCTATGTTTTGTGACAGCTGAGATTTCACTTGAATCAGTTGTGTCTGCAAGCATGCTACCTGCATAATCAAAAGGAGAAGAAGTTCCAATAGAATTCATTAAGATGATAACAACaaaattttgtttgtttattaatAATTGACTAATGGAGATTTAATATAGCTAGTGACAATAAATAATATTCTTTGACTGGCCCTTGAAGTATTAAAAGAGCCTAAAGAAAAAGACAGAAGTAGTGtggtatatataaatataatcacCTCAATGATCTTCCAACTTACTAAtactatatattaaaatataaataattgcaAGTTCGAAAGAAACTTCCATGAATGAGTAGCGTCTATCTATGAATCACTGACACAAACATCAGATACAATACTAATACAGTACTACAGACATATTgacattaataataatttatattgagATGAATGAGTAGCGTCTATCTAAGTATCACTTACGCGGACATCAGATACAATACTAATACGGACATGTTGACATCGGTGATAATTTATATTGTGATGAGGAAGTATATATGAATGATATGTGTACCTGTTGTTGTAAAGCAAAAATGTGAGAGACACAGCCATAGACAGGATCTCTAATACGAGCTTGAGCTTCATAAGCGATTGTGACAACAGCTTCACAACGTTCATGAGCTGGAATATGCAAAAGCAGCTTAGAAACATTGCTGGCACCAAAAACTTTATGAATGGCTGCAAATCTAGCAGGGCCTTGTTCTGAGCAAAAGTAAGGTGCAAAAATGCAATCAGGTGCGCATTTTCTTCTTAGGAATTTGCATGCTCCACAAGGAGAACCGGTTCCGGAGCTAGTTCCATTTGAAGAAGCCATGTTGAGAAAGGGTGTGTTAGGTAGGTGTGtgagaagtgaaaaagaaaagagaataaaATTTGTAGGCACACGGACACACTAGGAAATGGTGAAAGGTTGTAAATACTAAAATGTGAGAAGTGAGTGAGTGAGATGGAAGTGGGACAATGGGAATAAGAGGCATAAAAGGGTCTTATAAAAAACATGAAAGGGGAGACATGGAAGGGTCGTGTGTAGGGTTCAAAGGAGACATTTCTTTATGGCAGGTGCAATTAGGAACTGGTTTTTTCTAATGGGGTTTGTTTATTAGGACTTGTTATTGATGCCatctttttaatatatataatgccttcttcttttttttaactttttttatagtACTTATTCATggtttttcttacaaagctaaaagaataaaaataaactacaattttaaaatcaaagttaTATCATAGTCAGATTCCTTGTATCGAAAATCTTAATGGTTAAGGTGTTTAAGTaaataaatgaagaaaaaaatatttcatttgaGGGGGAGTATATCCATAAGAATGGATAGACTCACACTTGAAGGAAAGATTGTTGGCATATCAAATATGAGTATGAGTCTTACATTTGATGAAAAAGTATATGTTAAACACTCTATAAGTGAGAAAACTCATAGATCCAATGTCTTAAATTTTTGAGTCAATGTATGTGTCCAACTCTTTTAAAAGTGAGTGTTGAAAGTCAAATGTGATAATTTCCGAATTTCCTAATGACTCAACAGGAATGAAGTCATAGAAGCCGCACTTTCAAGTCTCTGATAAATAGCAAATGATTCCATAAAGCTAGTGTGATGGCATATCATTGTAGCTTCCCTCGACATTAATAATGGTGTAGGAGTAGTTGAGAGagttttatttgatgagatgatcaTTTGTGTCCTTTGTTTGTGGGATATTGAAGCAAGTGTGAAAGGAGCCCATCATGGAGCGAGCCGTCAGGGAGAGGCGATACAAAGGACAGGTTTATGATACaaaaaggttgagcttttttTCTGCAAACCCTCCCGATCTTTGCGAATAAGAGGTTATGTTAGTTGTTGTTATTTCCATTTTGAAGCTAAATGTTTTCCCTGAATCAAGAAAAATTTGAATGTAAAACTCCAAGATTCATCCAAAGGTTTCGTAAATCACTACAATTACAAATATAATAAAGGAATGACATATCTTCTAGAGCATATTTGGAAAATAATGTCAATGTAATCATGGTAACGTAATGAAGGAGAGGGATCAAGAACATAATACATTATCCAAAATAGGGAATTAATCTTTTTTGGAAGGCATAGCTTCCAAATCCAAGACCAATATTGAGAGTTTGTGTTAAAAGcgcttaaatatattatatgttgcGGAGGATACACTAATAGACATTCTTTGTAGTGTATGTGCAATTTATGTGATCGAACTAAACAAAGACGTCTTCTTTGTTTGGGGTTAAAGCTAATATTTTTGTTAGAGAACTCAACGCTATGAGGCGCTGTTGTTGAGTAGAAATCCTTAACTCTTAGAGTAAGATTGTGGATATGAACATACAAAACAATAGCATTCAGGGGACCAAGATATAATTCTAGTGATCACGCTAAAAAATAAGAGGATCTGGACTCAATCCTCTAGTGAAACCCGTCATTTATCATGATATTCTCCTTAACAATAGGATCTACTTGGAATTCCAAGTGGATGAACCTGCAGCGGTAGAAACAAGAAGCAAGTGTGCACCAGGAAAATACTTTTAAAAGAGAATATGTACCCAAAGTTTATCAATTTCTTGAAGCATGTCTCAAACAAGCTTTCCTAAAAATGTTGTGTtgagaaataattttaattatacctTTGAGGATAGAAAAACcaagatatttttttaaagaggTTGTGTTGTAAATGCGAGATTGTAGTAAGTTGATTGATTTTTGCCCGATGGGTGTTGGGAGACTGAAAGCATGTGATTTAGAAATAGTTGTTATTGTGCTTTATCTTCAAATGCAAAACAAGGTTAAATATTTTAAAgaggttagaaatagttttgaTCTATGCTCTATTTTCCTTTGTGAATAAGAGAACGGCGTCAGCAAAAAATTAAGTGGAtgggtgaaaaagaaaaagaattaaacAACTCAGAATTTAAGCTTTGGTACACCGATAAAGTTAGATCAAGAAATGGGATAGTATTATTATAGACAAAGAGTGAAAGAAGGATATTGTGGATGTGAAAAGAGTAAGAGATATACCTGAAATTTATAGTTCAACAAGACACCTTTAATATTATCGGTGCTTACTCACCTCAGGTTGGGTTACCAAAACACCTtaagataaaattatgagaaGATTTAGAAGGCTTACTTCAGGATATACTCCAAGGAGATAAGCTTTTTCAAGGAGGGGATCTAAATGGAAATGTAGGAAGCATAAAAAGAGGTTTTGAAAGCGTGCGGAAGGGTGTGTTCTAAGGGACGTGAACGTGGAGGGTAAATTTATCTTGGAGTTTCTGTTGGCTTTGGATCTTACTATAGAAAATACTAGGTTTAGGAAAAGAGATGAgcattttatcacatataaaagTGGGGTGAGATGTTCTCATATAGATTTATTTCTTATTAGAAATTCGGATTTGTTTGGACACTAAAGTTATTTATGGAGATAGCTTGACTATTCTACATAGAGTAGTAGTTATGGATGTAATAATCAAGGGgagagaaaaaagaataaatcacATTGGAGCGCCACTTATTAAATGGTGGCATTTGAAGGGTGAAAAAAGGAATTTTTCAACACAAGATCTTTGAGGGTGGGCTCGGACAACCACAAGGAAGTGCAAATGATATGTGGAACAAGATGGGCTAAAAGATTAGAAAAATGGATAAAGAGATATCAGTAGAATCAATAGGTTTTGGACCTAGGGATAAAGAATCATTTTGATGGAATGAAAGTGTTTAGAGTAAAGTTAGAGTAAAAAAATCATTGTTTT
The Vicia villosa cultivar HV-30 ecotype Madison, WI linkage group LG6, Vvil1.0, whole genome shotgun sequence genome window above contains:
- the LOC131612461 gene encoding LOB domain-containing protein 16-like, with amino-acid sequence MASSNGTSSGTGSPCGACKFLRRKCAPDCIFAPYFCSEQGPARFAAIHKVFGASNVSKLLLHIPAHERCEAVVTIAYEAQARIRDPVYGCVSHIFALQQQVACLQTQLIQVKSQLSQNIENSNNNNNNQWRGNNDNVVGTQQMNYHPFCPTYMNPISPQSSLESSIDHSGSMNDGMMNMQDVQSTSREDFSFQVCNSSKKRMLYNNNNSHDLGELQELALRMMRN